From Algoriphagus sp. NG3, the proteins below share one genomic window:
- a CDS encoding alpha/beta fold hydrolase, with translation MNLKSQYASITMTQEIFHSNTPLPLESGDSLPEFDMSYTTYGQLNPEKSNVIWVIHALTGDSNVSEWWNGLVGEDKFFDPADHFIICANLLGSCYGSTQPFSVNPKSGNPYYYDFPQMTSRDLAQGLERLRVHLKIDSIHTLIGGSLGGQVGLEWAYMLGGKLKNAVILASTSKTRPWVIGFNETQRMAIESDCTWGELNETAGQKGLETARAIAMLTYRHPLDLAAKQVDCENELDNYRASSYLRYQGKKLANRFNALSYWTLTKTMDSHDLGRNRGGLTEALSKIEANVLAIGVDTDLLFLPEESQFISQHVKKGTYKEITATAGHDAFLIEYEQLSYILKSFYLQQKN, from the coding sequence ATGAATCTTAAAAGTCAGTACGCTTCGATTACTATGACCCAGGAAATATTCCATTCTAATACACCATTACCCTTGGAATCAGGAGATAGTCTCCCCGAGTTTGATATGTCCTATACTACCTATGGACAACTCAATCCTGAAAAATCCAATGTAATCTGGGTTATCCATGCGCTTACTGGAGATTCTAATGTATCAGAATGGTGGAATGGTCTGGTCGGAGAAGATAAATTCTTCGATCCTGCCGACCATTTTATTATCTGTGCAAATCTTTTGGGTTCATGCTATGGCTCTACCCAGCCTTTCAGTGTAAACCCAAAATCCGGTAATCCATATTATTATGATTTTCCCCAGATGACATCCCGTGATCTAGCCCAGGGACTGGAACGCTTGAGGGTTCATTTAAAGATAGATTCGATCCATACCCTTATTGGAGGCTCATTAGGAGGTCAGGTGGGCTTGGAATGGGCGTATATGTTAGGGGGAAAACTTAAGAACGCCGTAATTCTGGCATCCACCTCCAAGACTAGGCCATGGGTGATAGGTTTCAATGAAACCCAAAGGATGGCTATCGAGTCAGATTGCACTTGGGGTGAGCTTAATGAAACTGCGGGTCAAAAAGGGCTGGAAACCGCACGAGCCATAGCCATGCTTACCTACAGGCACCCATTGGACCTGGCTGCTAAGCAAGTGGACTGTGAAAACGAACTGGATAATTACCGGGCGTCATCCTATTTAAGATATCAGGGTAAAAAGTTGGCCAACCGCTTTAACGCACTCTCCTACTGGACACTCACCAAAACAATGGATTCCCATGACTTGGGAAGAAACCGAGGGGGATTGACTGAGGCTTTGAGTAAAATTGAGGCAAATGTTTTAGCCATCGGTGTTGATACAGACCTCCTTTTTCTTCCAGAAGAATCCCAATTTATCAGTCAGCATGTGAAAAAAGGAACCTATAAGGAAATCACTGCTACTGCTGGACATGATGCGTTTTTGATAGAATATGAACAACTCTCGTATATCCTTAAATCATTCTATCTCCAACAGAAAAATTGA
- a CDS encoding XdhC/CoxI family protein produces the protein MKELQAIIQAYDLYKESNKMIALATVVQVDGSAYRRPGARMLVSEDGELTGAISGGCLEGDALRKAQTVIFQQKSLVVTYDTTDEDDQKFGIGLGCNGIIHVLIEPIDYKSYMNPVELLRIALQDRVSCRLVTVFSVKYSKQEQIGTKVLFKGSKLFGDKQHLEEDLWEKISHEIKTTDSANHSIVKFEELDDVQVFLEYIRPTIRILLFGAGNDTVPLAKMADILGMELVLIDGRKNLATSFRFPSARKIITGSGDEVVAQLEVDSFTAALLMTHNFEYEAMVLHDLIPLNLTYIGILGPKKKSQKLFERLQKQGVAVNQNPIFSPMGLDISAEGSEEIALSILAEIKAVFGGKSGSFLKEKNGPIHE, from the coding sequence ATGAAAGAATTACAGGCCATAATTCAGGCTTACGACTTATACAAAGAAAGCAATAAAATGATTGCGTTGGCAACGGTAGTGCAGGTGGATGGTTCTGCTTATCGCCGTCCCGGTGCCCGGATGCTGGTCTCCGAAGACGGTGAATTGACAGGAGCAATCAGTGGAGGTTGCTTGGAAGGTGATGCACTCCGCAAAGCACAAACAGTCATTTTTCAGCAAAAGTCCCTAGTAGTGACTTATGATACCACAGACGAGGACGATCAGAAGTTCGGAATTGGACTAGGCTGTAATGGAATTATCCATGTATTGATAGAACCTATTGATTATAAGTCTTATATGAATCCTGTAGAATTGCTGAGAATTGCTCTGCAAGACCGGGTTTCCTGTCGTTTGGTTACAGTGTTTTCTGTCAAATATTCCAAGCAAGAACAAATCGGCACCAAAGTATTATTCAAGGGAAGCAAGCTCTTTGGGGACAAGCAACACCTAGAAGAGGATCTATGGGAGAAAATAAGCCACGAGATTAAAACAACGGACTCAGCGAATCATAGTATAGTGAAATTTGAGGAGTTGGATGATGTCCAGGTTTTCCTGGAATACATCCGTCCTACCATCCGTATTTTACTTTTTGGAGCAGGTAATGATACAGTTCCCTTAGCCAAAATGGCTGATATATTAGGTATGGAGTTAGTCCTAATCGACGGGCGAAAAAACCTAGCTACATCATTTCGCTTTCCCTCAGCTAGGAAAATCATCACTGGTTCGGGAGATGAGGTAGTAGCACAGCTAGAGGTAGATTCCTTTACCGCCGCCTTGCTGATGACACACAATTTCGAATATGAGGCAATGGTATTACACGACTTAATCCCATTAAACCTAACTTATATTGGCATATTGGGGCCTAAAAAGAAATCCCAAAAATTATTTGAGCGACTACAAAAGCAGGGAGTGGCTGTAAATCAGAATCCTATCTTCTCTCCCATGGGCTTGGATATTAGTGCTGAGGGATCAGAAGAGATTGCACTTTCAATTTTGGCTGAGATAAAAGCAGTTTTTGGCGGAAAGAGTGGTAGCTTTCTGAAAGAAAAGAACGGACCTATACACGAGTGA
- a CDS encoding O-acetylhomoserine aminocarboxypropyltransferase/cysteine synthase gives MSKNLHFDTLQVHAGQQPDPTTNSRAVPIYQTTSYVFNSAEHGANLFGLKEFGNIYTRIMNPTTDVFENRIAALEGGVAAVATSSGQAAQFLALNNIMEAGDNFVSTTFLYGGTYNQFKVAFKRLGIEARFAKSSAPEDFESLIDERTKAIYLETIGNPEFNVPDFEAIAAVAKKHNIPLVVDNTFGAGGFLCQPIKHGANIVTSSATKWIGGHGTSIGGVIVDAGNFNWGNGKFKQFSEPSEGYHGLNFWEVFGENNPLGLPNVAFAIRARVEGLRDFGPAISPFNSFLLLQGIETLSLRVQKTVDNALNLAKWLENHPLVQKVNYPGLTSSPYHSLAKKYLTNGFGGVLSFELKGEKEQASALINNLELISHLANVGDAKTLIIQPAATTHQQLSDEEQIAAGVTPTLLRISCGIEHIEDIKSDLQQAFDKI, from the coding sequence ATGTCAAAAAACCTTCATTTCGATACCCTACAGGTTCATGCTGGTCAGCAACCAGATCCAACAACCAACTCTAGGGCAGTTCCCATTTACCAGACTACTTCTTATGTTTTTAATTCTGCAGAACATGGGGCAAATCTCTTTGGGTTAAAGGAATTCGGAAATATCTATACCCGGATCATGAATCCTACTACTGATGTATTTGAAAATAGGATTGCGGCTTTAGAGGGCGGAGTAGCAGCAGTTGCCACCTCCTCCGGACAGGCTGCCCAATTTCTGGCTTTGAATAACATCATGGAAGCTGGGGATAATTTTGTGTCCACCACTTTTCTTTATGGAGGTACCTACAATCAGTTCAAAGTGGCCTTTAAACGACTGGGAATAGAAGCACGTTTTGCTAAAAGCAGTGCCCCAGAGGATTTTGAAAGCCTCATCGATGAGCGAACAAAAGCCATTTATCTTGAAACTATAGGGAACCCGGAATTTAACGTTCCTGATTTTGAAGCTATTGCGGCAGTAGCCAAAAAACATAACATTCCTTTGGTTGTGGACAATACCTTCGGTGCGGGAGGGTTCTTATGCCAGCCTATTAAGCATGGGGCGAATATTGTGACATCCTCAGCTACCAAATGGATCGGTGGACACGGAACGTCTATAGGAGGAGTAATAGTAGATGCCGGCAATTTCAATTGGGGAAATGGAAAATTCAAGCAATTCTCCGAGCCATCTGAAGGGTATCATGGGCTTAACTTTTGGGAAGTATTCGGCGAAAACAACCCGCTTGGCCTACCTAATGTAGCTTTTGCTATCAGAGCCCGGGTAGAAGGATTGAGGGATTTTGGTCCTGCCATCAGTCCATTTAATTCTTTCTTATTGCTTCAGGGAATTGAGACGCTTTCCTTGAGAGTTCAGAAAACAGTGGACAATGCCCTGAACCTTGCAAAATGGTTAGAAAACCATCCATTGGTCCAAAAAGTGAATTACCCAGGCTTGACCTCCTCCCCTTATCATTCACTGGCTAAAAAGTACTTAACCAATGGATTTGGCGGAGTATTGAGTTTTGAGCTGAAAGGAGAAAAAGAACAGGCTTCGGCCTTAATCAATAATCTGGAATTGATTTCCCACCTAGCCAATGTGGGGGATGCAAAAACACTTATCATTCAGCCAGCGGCAACCACGCACCAGCAACTCTCTGATGAAGAGCAAATCGCGGCAGGGGTGACTCCTACCCTCTTGAGAATCTCATGTGGTATTGAACACATTGAGGACATCAAGTCGGATCTGCAACAAGCTTTCGATAAAATCTAA
- a CDS encoding nucleotidyltransferase family protein, with translation MKTGIIILAAGESSRLGYPKQIAQYKGKTLLQHAIDAANGADVEKRVLVLGANRDEIKKTFPGNSIPNIPNPRFQEGMSSSIKIGMEYMLKFDKPDQVIIILCDQPFVDTKLLNKLIATQKESGKGIVSCKYSKTFGVPILFGNSYFEELMQLTGDEGAKQLALAHEDDMASVAFPKGKVDIDTEEDLRDLNLL, from the coding sequence ATGAAAACAGGAATAATCATACTTGCGGCTGGAGAATCCAGCAGACTGGGGTATCCAAAGCAAATCGCCCAGTACAAGGGAAAAACCCTACTCCAACATGCAATCGACGCCGCTAATGGTGCTGATGTAGAGAAACGGGTGCTTGTCCTTGGCGCAAATAGAGATGAAATTAAAAAGACCTTTCCAGGGAATAGTATCCCGAATATTCCAAACCCAAGATTTCAGGAAGGCATGTCTTCCAGTATAAAAATCGGAATGGAATACATGTTGAAATTTGACAAACCGGATCAGGTGATCATTATACTGTGCGATCAACCTTTTGTTGACACCAAGTTACTTAACAAGCTCATCGCCACACAAAAAGAAAGTGGAAAGGGAATAGTCTCCTGTAAATATTCCAAAACATTTGGTGTGCCTATATTGTTTGGTAATTCGTATTTCGAGGAATTGATGCAGCTTACTGGTGATGAAGGTGCAAAACAACTAGCTCTTGCACATGAAGACGATATGGCCAGCGTAGCCTTTCCAAAAGGTAAAGTGGATATTGATACTGAAGAGGATTTGAGGGATTTGAATTTGCTATAA
- a CDS encoding PRC-barrel domain-containing protein: MDAIKYSQVSCSTASSSTVKTARDESVGSIKDIMINATSGKVDYVVLKVDEGFLNLGSKLLALPFESFEFNPAQDDVVIVKELKETLEKAPGFDNDNWPSGPQAEFLHDMRTYYSAESRSLYGRYDHENQIFYGDDEPLDNASGRIRDPKYGDGFLERDHRGDRQSESRRGGDPIL, translated from the coding sequence ATGGACGCTATAAAATATTCCCAAGTCAGTTGTTCGACAGCAAGTTCCTCCACAGTAAAAACTGCACGGGATGAATCTGTCGGATCCATCAAAGACATCATGATCAACGCCACTAGCGGCAAGGTTGATTATGTAGTGTTGAAAGTAGATGAAGGGTTTCTAAACCTTGGTTCGAAACTATTGGCTTTACCCTTTGAATCCTTTGAATTCAACCCTGCACAGGATGATGTGGTAATTGTCAAGGAGCTAAAAGAAACGCTTGAGAAGGCCCCTGGGTTTGATAATGATAATTGGCCTTCTGGTCCTCAGGCTGAATTCTTACACGACATGCGTACGTATTATAGTGCCGAATCCCGCAGTCTGTATGGCCGCTATGACCACGAAAACCAGATTTTCTATGGAGACGATGAACCTCTTGATAATGCTTCAGGTAGGATTCGGGATCCAAAATATGGAGATGGGTTCCTAGAAAGAGATCACCGGGGCGACAGACAGTCAGAGTCAAGAAGAGGTGGCGATCCTATTTTGTAA
- the msrB gene encoding peptide-methionine (R)-S-oxide reductase MsrB — protein sequence MLNWNDIIKFTNKGNPTPPRRVERTDSEWKEILSPEEYYVTRQKGTERAHSSELCSLFEPGLYACKCCGTPLFDSHEKFESGTGWPSFTQPIAVENVAYHKDISYGMVRVEALCNVCDAHLGHVFPDGPAPSGLRYCMNAVSLEKVQEV from the coding sequence ATGCTGAACTGGAACGACATAATCAAGTTTACTAATAAAGGAAATCCAACGCCCCCGAGGCGAGTGGAGAGAACTGATTCTGAATGGAAGGAGATTTTGAGCCCTGAAGAGTATTATGTAACACGCCAGAAAGGCACTGAACGGGCTCATAGTTCTGAGCTCTGTAGCTTATTCGAACCTGGTCTATATGCCTGTAAATGCTGTGGCACCCCTCTCTTTGATTCACATGAAAAGTTTGAAAGTGGTACAGGTTGGCCGTCCTTTACGCAGCCTATAGCTGTGGAAAATGTGGCTTATCACAAGGATATCAGCTATGGTATGGTGAGAGTGGAGGCACTTTGCAATGTATGTGACGCACATCTTGGCCATGTATTCCCCGATGGGCCTGCTCCCAGTGGTTTGCGGTATTGCATGAATGCGGTTTCTCTTGAGAAAGTGCAAGAAGTGTAA
- a CDS encoding acetylxylan esterase produces MKKSILCALLLGLGGLTKAQNIQLDLSQYPSPVTFTNEQDHANMQQQLGIKVLRPGISGNEAAPNAANYDESKANPCPELPDILTTNDGRRVISEDMWWETRRPELVDALEREVYGKLPENIPSVKWEVKIIDREFVARTPIIAKQIIGHVDNSSYPLINVDINMILVVPANAKGPVPVLMMFGRPSFPAPAQPSGEDMEILNSSFKEMMIKNDPSIKAIFDKYPAYTPVTRLPGPNFFAPPVSGDSPTTEQLLAAGWGYLTIDPSSIQADNHAGITRGIIGLVNKGQPRSPEDWGALRAWAWGAARALDYLETDSLVDSKKVGIEGVSRYGKAALVTMAFEPRFATALIGSSGKGGTTLHRRVFGEAVESLAGGENYWMAGNYMKYGAEKSEFGRLDGCDLPVDSHDMLALCAPRPVFVSYGIPEKGDAKWLDQKGSYMAVIAAGTAYKFLGATDLGVSNDYMKEEMPPYNTDMLEGDLAWRQHDGGHTDAPNMQYFIPWANRVLGNEK; encoded by the coding sequence ATGAAAAAATCAATTCTATGCGCCTTATTACTAGGCCTAGGAGGCCTGACAAAAGCCCAGAACATCCAACTAGATCTAAGTCAATATCCTTCACCTGTCACATTCACTAACGAGCAGGATCATGCAAATATGCAGCAGCAACTGGGGATCAAAGTGCTGAGGCCTGGTATAAGTGGAAATGAAGCCGCACCTAATGCGGCGAATTATGATGAATCAAAGGCAAATCCATGTCCAGAACTTCCTGATATCCTCACTACCAATGATGGTAGGAGGGTCATTTCTGAAGATATGTGGTGGGAAACGAGGAGACCTGAACTCGTAGATGCGCTGGAGCGGGAAGTGTATGGAAAACTCCCTGAAAATATACCTTCAGTAAAATGGGAAGTGAAAATCATAGACAGGGAATTTGTAGCCAGAACTCCAATCATCGCAAAGCAAATCATAGGTCATGTGGACAACAGTTCGTATCCACTGATCAATGTGGACATCAATATGATACTTGTCGTGCCTGCAAATGCAAAGGGGCCAGTACCTGTTTTGATGATGTTTGGGCGTCCCTCATTTCCGGCACCTGCCCAGCCAAGTGGTGAGGATATGGAAATACTGAATTCATCTTTTAAGGAAATGATGATCAAGAACGATCCATCTATTAAAGCCATTTTTGATAAGTATCCTGCCTATACGCCTGTCACCCGATTACCTGGACCAAATTTCTTTGCACCGCCTGTAAGCGGAGATTCCCCAACTACCGAACAATTGCTAGCCGCTGGATGGGGATATCTGACCATAGATCCAAGCAGTATCCAAGCTGATAACCATGCCGGAATAACCCGGGGCATCATCGGTTTGGTAAATAAAGGTCAGCCCCGTTCGCCGGAAGATTGGGGAGCACTTCGGGCATGGGCATGGGGTGCTGCACGGGCATTGGATTATCTGGAAACTGACTCCTTGGTAGATTCTAAGAAAGTTGGGATCGAGGGAGTTTCCAGATATGGAAAAGCTGCTTTGGTGACTATGGCCTTTGAACCAAGATTTGCTACGGCTTTGATCGGATCTTCTGGAAAAGGCGGAACCACGCTCCATCGTCGGGTTTTTGGTGAGGCTGTGGAAAGTCTTGCCGGAGGAGAAAACTACTGGATGGCTGGAAATTACATGAAATACGGTGCTGAGAAGTCTGAATTTGGGAGGTTGGATGGCTGTGATTTGCCAGTAGATTCCCACGATATGCTTGCCCTCTGTGCTCCGAGGCCTGTTTTTGTGAGCTATGGTATTCCTGAAAAAGGAGATGCCAAATGGCTGGATCAAAAAGGGAGTTATATGGCTGTCATTGCAGCGGGAACTGCCTACAAATTTCTGGGAGCTACAGATCTTGGTGTATCTAACGATTATATGAAAGAAGAAATGCCACCCTATAATACAGATATGTTGGAAGGAGATCTGGCATGGAGACAGCATGATGGTGGACATACGGATGCGCCTAATATGCAGTATTTTATTCCATGGGCTAACCGGGTGTTGGGTAATGAGAAGTAA
- a CDS encoding DUF2147 domain-containing protein, with protein sequence MKTCQFASVLIFLILGGTHALGQSKSNISGIWFNTEKTAQIEIMEMENGIIGKIVWIQNANNPDEEKDIVNSDSSLRDRPLMGLTILEGLQYKDGNWSGGKIYDPESGLSYTCELNLKKKDLLEVTGYLGDSWVSRTVEWNRVRK encoded by the coding sequence ATGAAAACTTGTCAATTTGCTTCAGTACTCATTTTCCTAATCCTGGGAGGTACCCACGCCTTGGGACAGTCTAAGTCTAATATATCCGGTATTTGGTTCAATACGGAAAAGACAGCCCAAATTGAAATCATGGAAATGGAAAATGGGATAATCGGAAAAATAGTCTGGATACAAAATGCAAACAATCCCGATGAAGAAAAGGATATCGTCAATTCAGATTCAAGCCTAAGAGATCGTCCATTGATGGGATTGACGATTTTAGAGGGGCTGCAATACAAAGATGGTAACTGGTCTGGTGGAAAGATTTACGATCCGGAATCCGGACTTAGTTATACCTGCGAACTGAATTTAAAGAAGAAAGACCTATTAGAGGTCACTGGGTACTTAGGAGACTCTTGGGTTAGCCGCACTGTCGAGTGGAATAGAGTCAGAAAATAA
- the pdeM gene encoding ligase-associated DNA damage response endonuclease PdeM: MHLDIFFADTTLHLLPEKAVWIAENSTLFIADLHFGKAAHFRKVGIPIPEPIHNVDLEQIKLLLDKFSPKDFYILGDLFHSEWNTQWEVLLRFLGDYKQTKFHLVKGNHDILPALAYQQSIFEIHEEPVELGNLLLTHEPEDQVPSGKLNLCGHVHPGVRLYGKGRQAINLSCFHLSENKLILPAFGRFTGLAIVKQRPQDQVFGISGEKVIKILYQE, translated from the coding sequence ATGCATTTGGATATTTTCTTTGCAGACACTACGCTTCATTTACTACCGGAGAAAGCTGTTTGGATTGCCGAGAATTCAACTTTATTTATTGCTGATCTTCATTTCGGAAAAGCTGCACACTTCCGTAAAGTGGGGATACCTATCCCTGAGCCTATACATAATGTTGATTTAGAGCAAATTAAATTACTTCTAGATAAATTTTCCCCGAAAGATTTTTATATTCTGGGAGACCTCTTTCATAGCGAATGGAATACACAATGGGAAGTTTTACTTCGTTTTTTAGGGGATTATAAGCAGACTAAATTTCATTTGGTGAAGGGGAATCACGACATTTTACCAGCACTGGCATATCAGCAATCCATCTTCGAAATTCATGAAGAACCAGTCGAACTGGGGAATTTGTTGCTCACTCATGAGCCCGAAGACCAGGTACCATCTGGCAAACTGAATCTCTGTGGGCATGTGCATCCCGGCGTACGGCTGTATGGAAAGGGAAGGCAGGCCATAAATTTATCCTGTTTTCATTTATCGGAAAACAAACTGATACTTCCTGCTTTTGGAAGATTTACCGGACTGGCAATAGTGAAGCAAAGGCCGCAAGATCAGGTATTTGGGATCAGTGGTGAAAAAGTCATCAAAATCCTTTATCAGGAATAG